In a single window of the Branchiostoma floridae strain S238N-H82 chromosome 2, Bfl_VNyyK, whole genome shotgun sequence genome:
- the LOC118405165 gene encoding acid-sensing ion channel 2-like, whose product MVQMLDSYFKHGTVTDVTLKFVPQVRFPAVTICNLNNFEDNLLTVEEKHYLSYILYGVQEDLDVIAGVPVNNKVTNGTTPNGTTATPQTEPPHTHGSFTVDSITREKGFSLKDMHMCTWMGKTCTELDFTHSFGTYGNCYTFNADPVDPINQTIAGSGNGLSVMIDIKSHLYTENPLLPGGTADVGMKLLVHDQSEPPKMDTQGIAVAPGSHAYIAIRQIQYENHVPPWGECEDLQLEYYDTYTLTGCQLECRSKYVVHNCTCRPIYLPGDAPYCEPVYVAKCVWPVEAAVTSGALPCDCPVPCNLMTYRTSSSYAKWPNSKADLVYTAAFGLSPGYMAENSVVFDVYYDELNYEVISQLKAMSDGELASDLGGQMGLFIGASILTLLEIFEYLGLRLWAFIQKRKKRTQKVHVSTSNTLKVNQAAKENENKNKEKSFISLRD is encoded by the exons TTTTGAAGACAACCTGCTAACGGTTGAGGAGAAGCATTACCTGTCCTACATCCTGTACGGTGTCCAGGAGGACCTGGATGTTATTGCAGGTGTCCCAGTGAACAACAAGGTTACTAACGGCACAACGCCTAACGGCACAACGGCTACCCCACAAACAGAACCTCCACACACGCATGGG TCGTTTACGGTGGACAGTATCACCAGAGAGAAGGGGTTCTCACTGAAGGACATGCACATGTGCACTTGGATGGGGAAAACCTGCACCGAACTG GATTTCACCCACTCCTTCGGCACGTACGGAAACTGCTACACGTTCAACGCGGACCCCGTCGACCCGAtcaaccagaccatcgccggGTCCGGAAACGGCCTCTCCGTCATGATCGACATCAAGTCG CACCTGTACACAGAGAACCCGCTGTTGCCCGGTGGTACCGCTGACGTAGGGATGAAGCTGCTCGTGCACGATCAGAGCGAGCCGCCGAAGATGGACACCCAGGGCATCGCCGTGGCGCCGGGCAGTCATGCCTACATCGCCATCAGACAGATACAG TACGAGAACCACGTCCCTCCGTGGGGAGAGTGCGAGGACCTACAGCTGGAGTATTACGATACCTACACGCTGACGGGCTGTCAGCTGGAGTGTAGGAGTAAATACGTGGTCCACAACTGCACCTGCAGACCCATCTACCTGCCAG GTGATGCGCCGTACTGTGAACCGGTTTATGTCGCCAAGTGTGTATGGCCCGTAGAGG CCGCGGTGACATCAGGAGCGCTACCTTGCGACTGTCCTGTTCCCTGCAACCTGATGACCTACCGAACGTCGAGCTCCTACGCCAAATGGCCAAACAGCAAAGCCGACCTGGTCTACACCGCCGCGTTTGGCCTGAGCCCAGGCTACATGGC GGAAAACTCTGTCGTATTTGATGTTTACTATGATGAGCTGAACTACGAAGTTATCTCCCAGCTGAAAGCGATGAGCGATGGAGAACTGGCCA GTGACCTCGGCGGTCAGATGGGCCTGTTTATTGGAGCCAGCATCCTGACTCTGCTGGAGATATTTGAGTACCTGGGTCTCCGTCTCTGGGCCTTCATTCAGAAACGGAAAAAGAGAACACAAAAAGTACACGTGTCAACGTCCAACACTCTAAAAGTCAACCAGGCAGCGAAGGAGAATGAGAACAAGAACAAGGAGAAATCTTTTATCAGTCTTAGAGATTAG